The following are from one region of the Nicotiana tomentosiformis chromosome 7, ASM39032v3, whole genome shotgun sequence genome:
- the LOC104091508 gene encoding thaumatin-like protein, translating to MLILSHELCVAFCVFLFLASTNGTQLILVNNCRRSLWPGILGNTGKMTPKDGGFHMKSGEEVVFDVPKKWSGRIWARQNCHFDKTGKGSCDTGDCDGQLKCRGLGGKPPATVVEMTLGSSTSPLHFYDVSLVDGFNVPVSMRAVGGGIGCGVAECDVDLNICCPSTLEVKVGGKVVGCKSACLAIQSAKYCCTGQFANPKTCKPTIFAHLFKVICPKAYSYAFDESSSLNKCRASRYVIIFCPPK from the exons ATGCTGATTTTATCTCATGAACTCTGTGTAGCATTCTGCGTATTCCTTTTTCTTGCCAGCACAA ATGGGACACAACTTATTCTAGTGAACAACTGCAGAAGAAGCCTATGGCCTGGAATTCTTGGCAATACAGGGAAGATGACTCCTAAGGATGGTGGCTTTCATATGAAAAGTGGTGAGGAAGTAGTCTTTGATGTGCCTAAGAAGTGGTCGGGTAGGATATGGGCCAGACAGAATTGCCACTTTGATAAGACTGGCAAAGGCTCGTGTGACACTGGCGACTGTGATGGCCAGTTAAAATGTCGGGGGCTAGGAGGTAAGCCCCCGGCTACAGTTGTGGAAATGACACTAGGCTCATCGACTTCCCCCTTGCATTTCTACGATGTGAGCTTAGTCGATGGCTTCAACGTGCCAGTTTCAATGAGAGCTGTGGGTGGAGGAATAGGTTGTGGCGTGGCGGAGTGTGATGTTGATTTGAATATATGTTGTCCATCAACACTGGAAGTGAAGGTTGGTGGGAAAGTGGTAGGGTGCAAGAGTGCTTGCTTAGCTATACAATCAGCCAAGTATTGTTGCACAGGACAGTTTGCAAATCCCAAAACTTGCAAACCAACTATTTTTGCTCATCTTTTTAAGGTCATCTGCCCCAAGGCTTATAGTTATGCATTTGATGAGTCTTCTAGCCTAAACAAATGTAGAGCTTCAAGGTATGTCATTATTTTTTGCCCTCCAAAATGA
- the LOC104091507 gene encoding hsp70 nucleotide exchange factor FES1 isoform X1: MAKEGPNWDGLLKWSLSHADGTNPSRNLSEEDRRWFMEAMQAQTVDVIKRMKEITLVMQTPEQVLESQGVTSQDIEDMLDELQEHVESIDMANDLHSIGGLVPLLGYLKNSHANIRAKAAEVVSTIVQNNPKSQQLVMEANGLEPLLSNFTSDPDVTARTKALGAISSLIRHNKPGIAAFRLANGYAALRDALGSESVRFQRKALNLIHYLLHENRSDCAVVTELGFPRIFMHLASSEDGEVREGALRGLLDLGRDRTAAQAVDGSSSEDDEKLKQILQDRIKGISAMSPEDLGAAKEERQLVDSLWNTCYNEPSSLREQGLVVLPGENDALPPDVASKHFEPPLRAWAANRNEDTKPSSEKNQAPLLLGLGPPAQDPPA; encoded by the exons atggcaaaagaGGGACCTAATTGGGATGGTCTACTAAAGTGGAGTCTGTCTCATGCTGATGGTACTAATCCTTCTCGCAATTTGAG TGAGGAGGATAGGAGGTGGTTCATGGAGGCTATGCAAGCTCAAACTGTAGATGTAATAAAGAGAATGAAGGAGATTACTCTTGTCATGCAAACTCCAGAGCAGGTCCTGGAATCACAGGGGGTGACTTCCCAAGATATTGAAG ATATGCTGGATGAGCTACAAGAACATGTTGAATCGATTGATATGGCTAACG ATCTGCACTCAATTGGTGGATTGGTGCCTCTTCTTGGTTACTTAAAGAACTCCCATGCTAACATTAGAGCCAAAGCGGCAGAAGTCGTAAGTACAATTGTTCAGAACAATCCAAAGAGCCAACAACTGGTAATGGAAGCTAATGGCCTAGAACCTCTTCTCTCAAATTTCACCTCAGATCCTGATGTTACTGCCCGCACTAAAGCTCTTGGTGCAATCTCAT CTTTAATCAGGCACAACAAGCCTGGCATTGCTGCATTTCGTCTTGCAAATGGTTATGCAGCTTTAAGAGATGCTTTGGGTTCTGAGAGTGTGAGATTTCAAAG GAAAGCCCTTAACTTGATCCACTATTTACTGCATGAGAATCGTTCAGACTGCGCTGTAGTGACTGAGCTAGGATTTCCTCGAATTTTTATGCATCTTGCCTCCAGTGAGGATGGAGAGGTGCGAGAGGGTGCCCTGCGAGGCCTTCTTGATCTTGGCCGAGACAGGACAGCAGCACAGGCAGTAGATGGCTCTTCAAGTGAAGATGATGAAAAGCTCAAGCAAATACTCCAGGACCGAATTAAGGGGATTTCTGCTATGTCACCTGAAGATCTTGGTGCTGCTAAAGAAGAGCGGCAGCTTGTAGATTCCCTCTGGAATACCTGCTACAATGAGCCTTCTTCTCTTAGAGAGCAAGGCCTAGTTGTTCTCCCCGGAGAGAATGATGCATTACCGCCTGATGTTGCTAGTAAGCATTTTGAACCACCTCTGAGAGCTTGGGCTGCAAATAGGAATGAGGATACGAAGCCGAGTAGTGAAAAGAACCAGGCCCCATTATTGCTAGGCCTAGGTCCACCTGCACAGGATCCTCCCGCCTAA
- the LOC104091507 gene encoding uncharacterized protein isoform X2, which produces MEAMQAQTVDVIKRMKEITLVMQTPEQVLESQGVTSQDIEDMLDELQEHVESIDMANDLHSIGGLVPLLGYLKNSHANIRAKAAEVVSTIVQNNPKSQQLVMEANGLEPLLSNFTSDPDVTARTKALGAISSLIRHNKPGIAAFRLANGYAALRDALGSESVRFQRKALNLIHYLLHENRSDCAVVTELGFPRIFMHLASSEDGEVREGALRGLLDLGRDRTAAQAVDGSSSEDDEKLKQILQDRIKGISAMSPEDLGAAKEERQLVDSLWNTCYNEPSSLREQGLVVLPGENDALPPDVASKHFEPPLRAWAANRNEDTKPSSEKNQAPLLLGLGPPAQDPPA; this is translated from the exons ATGGAGGCTATGCAAGCTCAAACTGTAGATGTAATAAAGAGAATGAAGGAGATTACTCTTGTCATGCAAACTCCAGAGCAGGTCCTGGAATCACAGGGGGTGACTTCCCAAGATATTGAAG ATATGCTGGATGAGCTACAAGAACATGTTGAATCGATTGATATGGCTAACG ATCTGCACTCAATTGGTGGATTGGTGCCTCTTCTTGGTTACTTAAAGAACTCCCATGCTAACATTAGAGCCAAAGCGGCAGAAGTCGTAAGTACAATTGTTCAGAACAATCCAAAGAGCCAACAACTGGTAATGGAAGCTAATGGCCTAGAACCTCTTCTCTCAAATTTCACCTCAGATCCTGATGTTACTGCCCGCACTAAAGCTCTTGGTGCAATCTCAT CTTTAATCAGGCACAACAAGCCTGGCATTGCTGCATTTCGTCTTGCAAATGGTTATGCAGCTTTAAGAGATGCTTTGGGTTCTGAGAGTGTGAGATTTCAAAG GAAAGCCCTTAACTTGATCCACTATTTACTGCATGAGAATCGTTCAGACTGCGCTGTAGTGACTGAGCTAGGATTTCCTCGAATTTTTATGCATCTTGCCTCCAGTGAGGATGGAGAGGTGCGAGAGGGTGCCCTGCGAGGCCTTCTTGATCTTGGCCGAGACAGGACAGCAGCACAGGCAGTAGATGGCTCTTCAAGTGAAGATGATGAAAAGCTCAAGCAAATACTCCAGGACCGAATTAAGGGGATTTCTGCTATGTCACCTGAAGATCTTGGTGCTGCTAAAGAAGAGCGGCAGCTTGTAGATTCCCTCTGGAATACCTGCTACAATGAGCCTTCTTCTCTTAGAGAGCAAGGCCTAGTTGTTCTCCCCGGAGAGAATGATGCATTACCGCCTGATGTTGCTAGTAAGCATTTTGAACCACCTCTGAGAGCTTGGGCTGCAAATAGGAATGAGGATACGAAGCCGAGTAGTGAAAAGAACCAGGCCCCATTATTGCTAGGCCTAGGTCCACCTGCACAGGATCCTCCCGCCTAA